The DNA region CTGCAGTTGCTGGGTCACGGTGTGGATGTCGCGGAAGCGCCGCTCCAGCGGATGGCCGTCGAAGATCGCGGTGGCGCCGGCCGTGTTGTAGGCGAAGTCGACGGCTTCCCGTGCCTTGTGGATGGCATGCGTTGCCGCCATCCGGATCGTCATGCGCTGCGCGACCGTAATGCTGTGCCCGGCAACCAGGCATGCCAGATATCCGCCATCGACTGCAGCAGGAAGGCGCGGGCGGCGCGCAGATTGACCTCGGCCTGCGCGAGGCCGGATTGCACCACGGCATTGTCGCGCAGCGTCTTCTTCATGCCGCGCGGCACCTTGTTGCGGGCGACGTCGATGAAATCGTCCAGCGCGGTACGGGCGATGCCGCAGGCAACCCCGGCGAAGCCGACCTGATAACAGGTGTGGTTACTCATCCGGTACAGCGGACCATTCTCGCGGCATTCGCGATCGAACTCGCGGGTGATCGAATGGTCCGCGCGGACGAAGACGTCGTTGAGCGCGAACTGGTCGCTGGCGGTGCCGCGCAGCCCGACCGTGCTCCAGATGTCGGACCATTCGACGTCTTCGGTCCGCACCAGCATGGTGCGCTCGACCTGCTCGCCATTGGCGTCGCGGCGCGGCGAGCCGTCCGCGGCATAGACCGGGCAGTGGGCGCCAAGCCAGGTGGCGTGCCGCCCGCCTGATGCAAACGACCAGACCCCGGTGACGCGGTAGCCGCCTTCGCACTCGACCGCCTTGACCTTCGGGCCGGGTCCCCAGGCCAGCACAGCGCGCGGATCGGCAAAGACCTCCTGCGCGACCGGCAGGTCGAGATAGGCCGCCGACATCGCACAGCCGCCGGCCTGGCTCAGGCACCACGCCGTCGAGGCATCGGCCTTGGCGATGGTTTCGATGACATGGAAGAAGGTGACGGGATCGGTCTCGACCCCCTCCGTCGAGCGCGGCAACAGCAGGCGGAACAGCCGCGCCTCATGCAGCCGGTCGAGCAGATCGAGCGGCAGGCGGCGGGTCGTCTCGATCTCGTCGGAGGCGGCTGCAACCGCGTCCCTGACCGCCTCGGCGCGGGCGATCACGTCGCGATCGCCGGCAAGATCGGCAGAAGGTGCGTTCATGTTCACCTCCCTCAGGCGCGCCGGATGGTTGCGGAGGCCGCGACGTCGGCCGTCGCGTTGAGCTCCTTGTCGATCTGTTCGATCGACTTGCCCCGGGTCTCGAGCCCGAAGAACAAATAGACGGCGCCGGCCATCAGGAACCAGCAGCCGAGATAGACGAAGGCGGTCGGGATCTGGGTCAGCGGCACATCCGGCTTGAGATAGTTGTTCGAGCCGACGATCAGGGCAAGCCCGACTGGTCCGATGATCTTGCCGATGCCGCCGAAGCCATAGGCCGATCCCATGCCCGTGGTGCGCAGATGCGACGGCCAGACCTCCGCGGCATAGGGGCCGACGATCGCGAAGCCGCCGTCGGCGAAGAAGAACGCGGCGCCGAGCAGCAGCCAGAACGCCGACATGCCGAACAGCGTCGCGTCGTAGTGATAGCCGGCAATGATGGTCAGCGCGCCGGCGCCGAAGCCGAGCAGGCCGCCGGCGATGCGCCGTCCCAGCAGTTCCGAGAAGTAGGAGAACGAGATGCGTCCGAGGAAGCCGGTGATGCTGAGCAGGATCATCATTTTGGCGGCCTCCTGCGGCGAAACCTTCAGGAGCAGCACGAACAGCGCGGGCGCCCACAGCGTGATGCCGTAGACGCCGGTCTGCGCGCCGGCATTGCCGAGCCAGGAGACGATCAGGCTGCGCGGATATTTGAACAGATCGAACCAGCTTGTCTTGACGATTGGGCCGGCGTCGGCCGCGCTCGGTAACGGCAGCTCCGATGGTGGCACCTGCAGCGCCCAGGCCAGCGACTTGCGGGCTTCGTCATAGCGTCCCTGCCGGCACAGCCAGCGCGGCGACTCCGGAACCCAGAGCCGGACCAGCAGCACCAGGACAGCGGGCAGCACGCCGATCGCAAACAGCAGCCGCCACTGATCGGTGCCCATGATCGCGCCCAGAACCGCGCCGAGGCCGACGCCGAGCGGGATCACGCAGGTCACGAGCCCGCCGACCCAGCCGCGCTTATGCGAGGGCATGAACTCCTGCACCAGCGGCAGGTCGACACAATAAAGTCCGCCGACGCCGGTGCCGACGAAGAAGCGCAGGATCGCCAGATAGACCCAGCCATTGTCGGGCGTGAAATAGAGCAGGCCGGTCGCGATCGAGAAGTTCAGGACGGTGCCGACGAAGACGATGCGGCGCCCGACCCGGTCGGCGAGCCAGCCCCACAGATAGGCGCCGAGGATGGCACCGATGCCGGAACTCATCAGCACGGTGGCCGATTGGCCAAAGGTGAGTTTCCACGGCCCGATCAGGAACGCGAGCACAAAGCCGATCAGGAAGTAGTCGAAGAATTCCAGCGCATCGCCGATGATGGCCGCCGCAAGGATCTTGATCTGGTTGCCGGTCAGAGTCGTCCGGCGATCGAGAATCTCGAACATGGCGCGTCTCCCCATGGCGCCTGTTCGTTGTTGTTGGGAGCGTGCGTCGCGCCAGCGCATCGCCCATAGGGTGAGGCTATCCTCGCGCTGTCGCGAACGGCAAGCCCGCACCGACGCGGGGCTCATCTGCACGGGCGCGATAAGCAATTTGGCCTACTGCTGCGCACAAATCGTGGTGCGAAAGCCTGATGCGGGCCGCGGGACCCGTTGACTCCTGCAATGCCGATCGCCCACGTTTGCGTGAAGAAAGTTTAGGGGGCAGGCCGGGTGGACGAAAAGCGCAAGCATCCGCGAACCGAGGTCAATGAACCCGGCTATGTCTCGTCGGGCGGCTCGGTCATGCATTGCACGATCGTGAACATGTCGCCGGAAGGGGCGGCCATCGAGGTCGAGAATCCAGCCTTCGTCCCGCACAGATTCCGCTTGGTGATGGCCCGGGACGCCTCGGTCGTCTATGACTGCCAGGTGATCTGGAGCAAGAAGACGCGGATTGGAGTGAGTTTCGTGACGGCCGCCTGAGTGCGGCAATCTCCAGGGAACGCCGTGACCGACCGTGCCAGGTGGGGCGGGTCTGGTTGCTGGAACAGCAGGTGAGGCGCCGATGACTCCGGAACCCGCAACAATCTGCCTCGGCTGCTGGCAAAACCTGCATATGCCGATCCCGTTGCGCGGTCCCTTGTCGGCGCCATTCCGCCTGTTCGGTGTCCGGCCGAGCCGTATGAATCCGAACACCTGCACGATCTGCGAGATGGCCTTCTCGAAGATCATGAAGGCGCGCGCCGTGACCATCGACGCCACCCTCCTGTTCGCCGATTTGCGCGGCTACACCACGCTGACGCAGACCATCGCGCCGGCCGGGCTGACATCGCTGCTCGATGCGTTCTACGACGACTGCGCCGCCGCGATCTGGCGCTATGACGGCATTCTCAACAAGACGATCGGCGATGCCGTGTTCGCGATCTTCAATTTTCCGGTGCGGCGGGAGGATCATGCCGTGCAGGCCCTGCTGGCGGCGCGCGAGATCCAGCGCCGTTTCCAGGATAGGCACGATGCCCTGGTGCGGGCGATCGGCGCCGGCGACATCGAGCTCGGCATCGGGATCGGGATGGACAGCGGTGACACCAATTTCGGAGAGTTCGGCCAGACCCATCGCGACCTGACCGCGGTCGGCACGGTCGTCAATCGCGCGGCACGCGCCCAGGCGATGGCAAAATCCGGCGAGATCCTGGTCACGACGGCCGTGCGCGACCGAACCCGCGACATGATCACCTCGGCCGGTTCCGATTATACGCTGAAGGGCTTCGACCAGCGGGTGACGCTGTTTTCTGCCTGAATTGACGCGGCGCAAAAAAACGGCTCCAGCGTGCCATAGCGCGCCGAAGCCGTCGGGATGGTCGTTTGCCGATTACGAACGTCGCCTCAACGCCGGACCGGCGGCTTCGTTCCCGCCCACGTGAAATCCTTTTGAACCGGGTCAGCGCCACATGCCGCGCATCCGGGCGCCGATATCGATCGGCGGCGCCCGGCTGGCGGAGGAGGCCTGCGCGGCCGCGGCGCGCGGCCATGTAGTCCGCTCGAACATTGGCAGCAGCCGTTCCGGGATGAAGCGGGTACGCGAGGCGTACATGTGGCGGTCACCCTTTGCGGCCTGGCCGTGCACGAAAAAGCGCTGCGGCACCAGCAGATGCAGATCGTCCTTGGCGCGGGTCATGGCGACATAGAGCAGGCGGCGCTCCTCCTCGAGCTCAGCCGACGTGCCGGCGCCGAGATCGGACGGCATGCAGCCGTCGACGACGTTGAGCACATACACGGACCTCCATTCCTGCCCCTTGGCGGAGTGGATGGTCGACAGGATCAGATAATCCTCGTCGAGCAGCGGCACGCCGGCCTGGTCGCTGGTCGCGTCGGGCGGATCGAGCGTGAGCTCGGTGAGGAAGCGTTCGCGCGACGGATAGCCGGCAGCGATCTGCTCGAGCTGAATGAGGTCGGCGCGGCGGACCTCGCTGTCCTCGTGGATTCGATCGAGATGCGGCTCGTACCAGAGCCGCGCGCGTTCGATGTCGACAGGCCATTCCGAGTAGCGAAGGTTCTCGATCGCCTCGACGAACAGCCGCCAGTCGGCGCCGGCACGGGGCGGGGCGGGCAGCGCCACGAGTGCTGCGATCGGATCGGCGGCTTCTGCCATGCGGTCGAGCACGCGCTGCGCCGAGGCCGGCCCGACGCCGGGCAACAGATGCAGGATGCGAAAGCCGGCGACCCGGTCGCGCGGATTGGCGGTGAAGCGCAGCAGCGCCAGCATGTCCTTGACGTGCGCGGCATCGAGGAATTTGAGGCCGCCGAACTTTACGAAGGGAATGTTGCGGCGGGTCAGCTCGACCTCCAGCGGACCGCTGTGCGAGGAGGTGCGGAACAGCACCGCCTGATGCTTCAACAGCGCGCCTTCCTCACGGTTGGCCAGCACCTGCTCGACGATGTAACGGGCTTGATCGGCTTCGTCGCGGATCGTGACGAGCAGCGGCTTGCGGGTCGAGGTCCGGTCGGTCCACAGGTTCTTGGTGAAGCGTTCCTTGGCGAGCGAGATCACGCCGTTGGCGGCCGCCAGGATCGGCTGCGTCGAGCGATAGTTGCGGTCGAGCGTGACGATCTCGGCGGCCGGGCTGAACTGCGCCGGGAAGTCGAGGATGTTGCGCACGGTGGCGGCGCGGAACGAGTAGATCGACTGTGCGTCGTCGCCGACGACGGTGAGCCCGCGTCCCGCCGGTTTGAGCGCGAGCAGGATAGAGGACTGCAGGCGGTTGGTGTCCTGATATTCGTCGACCATCACATGGTCGAAGCGGCCGCCGATCTCCTCGGCCAGGGCCGCATCGGTCACCATCTGCGCCCAGTAGAGCAGCAGGTCGTCGTAATCGAGCACGTTCTGCCGCTGCTTGGCTTCGACATAGGCCGCGAACAATTGCTTCAACTCGCTGGCCCAGCCGGAGCACCACGGGAAGAACTGGCCCAGCACGGCCTCGATCGGCATCTCCGCGTTGACGCAGCGTGAATAGATTGCAAGGCATGTGCCTTTGGTGGGAAACCGGCTTTCGGTGCGGGAGAAACCGAGATCGTGGCGGACCAGGTTCATCAGGTCGGCGGAGTCCTCACGGTCATGGATCGTGAAGGCCGGGTCGAGCGCGATGCGTTCGGCGAATTCCCGGAGCAGCCGCGCGCCGATGCCGTGGAACGTGCCGGCCCAATTCAGCGCATCGGTCATGATCGAGGCGCGATCGCCGAGCACACGCCGTGCGATGCGCTCGACGCGGCCGGCCATCTCGGCGGCTGCGCGTCGCGAAAAGGTCATCAACAGGATGCGGCGCGGATCGGCGCCCGCGACGATCAGATGTGCGACGCGATGGGCGAGTGTATTGGTCTTGCCGGAGCCTGCGCCCGCGATCACCAGCAACGGGGCGCCGACGATGCCATCCTTGCCGACCCCGTGCTCGACGGCGCGGCGCTGCTCGGAATTGAGCGCATCGAGATAGGCTGTGTTGGCAAGATCAGGCACGAATCACCCCCACGAAACGCTAACAGACATTGCGATTCCGTGGAGCCGGCGCACCTCCATGGGAGCAGAGAAATTAGATTGACATTAACGCGCCGCGGAGCACAACCGCGCCATGGCTGATGTTTCCAAATCCGACACGCCGCTGAAGGCGACATTCAGAGTGCGGCTGAACGGCGAGACGGTGACGCTCGCGACCGTTGGTCAGGCCTACCGCTTCATCAGCAATCTCAGCGCCGTCGAATGGATGGAGTTCCGCTCGCTGCATGACGACGCGCTGGTCGCGCTGGAGCGCGCGGCCGGTAACGCCATGCTGACGGTGCAGGCAACCTTCGCGCTGCGGATGCTGTTCGTCCGCGCCAAATTGCTCTGAAAAGAAATGGGCCGCCTTGGCCCTCCGCGGCGGCCCGAGAGTGCGGCCGAAGCGCATTGCGCACCCGGCCGTCGCGTGTACCGCCGTTACCTTGTTTGCGGCCATAACGAACGGGCCTTACGAAAGGCGCGCCGATTCGGCTGTAGCTGCAACACCACAATCAGTGGCCGACGTCGTCGACGAGGCGGTCGTACACAAGGGCAGAGCGCAGGTTCATTGTTGCGATCCTCAGATAGCTGGGTTCGCGCATCGCGTTGTTGAACATCATGATCGCCGTCTTCCAGTACCCGCGCTCGCGCTGATCAATGTTCAGCGCTGACAGGTAGTCCGCCGCGTCGCCAACGGTCGCGAGCGTTCGCCCGTCTTTCAGCGTGATCGGGAACGCAAGCGGCGACCGCTTCTCCAGCTCTAGCACGAAAGGCTCCCCCAAAAGGCAAACAGCAATAGCAGAACAGACCTAGCTGCGTCGCTATATCAAAGCCTTAAGGGAGTGTCCGGGTTGGGCAGTTCAGAAGGAATCCGCCAGTGCGATCTCCGCCCGGAGGGCATCGATGCGCCGTTCGGCTTCCTCCGATGTCAGGTCGCGTGCGTACTGGTTCGGCTGATAGGCCTCCTCGGCCAAGGTCCGCAACCGTAGCGCTTGGGCACGCGACATCAGCCCGCCCAGCCGCTCCGCAACCCCGCCAAATCTTACCGCTGCCATGCTCATCGCTCACCTCACTTGCCGGATCGTGACTTGACAATATGTTCTATTTTTGTTCTAACAAGCCATGGACAACAAGATCAATGAAATTCGTCGCAAGATCAGCACTTTGCGGGCTGAGATGACCTTGGTCGAGGCGTCGATCCGGGATCAGGTCAACCGCGATCTGGATTGCAGCGAAGCGTCATACCGGCTGATGGCAATGCGCGCCGAAGTGACCGAGCTCATCGGCCGGTGGAAGGCCGCCGGCGGCGGCGAGCGCCTCCCCACGGTGCGGGAGCGGCTGAGCCGAAGCTTTGCGGATCGTGCCGTCGCGACCGGCAAGCCGGCACCCGACAAATCGGACAAAGGCAAGCTCAGGCCGGGCCAGAGCAACGCCAGGGTTTGACCGGTCCTCCCGAGCGGGAGGGCGCGTCACACACCGGCGCGAGTCCGAATCTGGTTTCGAGGCGGGAACCCTAGCCGCGGGTGGGCATTTTCTTGTGGTGAGAGCCAACACCATAGCATCGCCCAGCGCCATGATCGCCGATCCGACCGCGCCACCGCGGGCATCGATGAATGACGATCGCAGCCCGTTGCTGACGCTGATCTCCTGCATCAGCTGCATCAGGACGATGCGGCTTGAGAGCAGCTCTCCGGGCAGCGAGGGCAGGGACATCCTTCAATATCGCTGCGAACAATGCAGCCGCATCGAACGGGTGCAATTGGTGCGGCGAACCTGGCCAGCGGACCGTTAGCCCTCGATTTGAAGATTATGACCGCGCTCTCGCCTTCCTGGGCAGATCTTCATTTGCCGGGAGATCGTCCGACACGCTTACGGAGCGTTGCCCCGTCAGCTTCGAGAGTTCGCGGCTGAGGTCTTGAATGCGGTACGGCTTGCGCAGGACCGGAAAGTCGGACCGCACGTTGCGCGCACTCTCGCTGTAACCCGTCGTCAGCAGGATCGGCAGCTCGGGCCTCCTGTCGCGGATCGTGCGCGCCAGCTTCAGCCCATCCATCTTGCCGGGCATCACGATGTCGCTGAACACCACGTCGACCCCGTTGGTCTCGATTTCCGATAAGGCAGCCTCTGCGTTCGAAGCCCAGCGCACGGTGTAGCCGAGCTGTTCGAGCAGGCCCGTGCTCGCATCGGCGACCGCCGGATTGTCCTCGATCAGCAGGACCGTTGCGGAGCCGCGCACGCTGTCGCCCGCGGTCGTACCCGTTGCGGCCTCGGTCCCGCGCGGGAGGTAGATGCTGACCGTGGTGCCCTTGCCAAGCATGCTTGCAATCTCGATCCGGCCGTCCGCCTGGTGGGCGAAGCCGTGGACCTGGGACAGTCCGAGGCCGGTCCCTTTGCCGACCGGCTTGGTGGTGAAGAACGGGTCGAAGACCTTGCTCAGCACATCCTGGGGGATGCCTTCGCCGGTATCGGCTACGCTGACGGCCACCTCGGTGGTTGCGGGTACGTTTCGGGCCGAGACCGTCAGCGTGCCGCCACTAGCCATCGCGTCCCGCCCATTCACGACAAGGTTGATCAGCGCGGTCTCGAATTCGTTCGAGTCGACGAAGATCGGCCAGAGATCCGGCTGGATCTCCAAGTTCAGCTTGATCGCGCCGCCGAGCGCGCTGCTCAGCACCTCGCGCACCGCGGTGATCCTGTCGGCGACATCGATGGTCTGCGGGTTGACGCTCTGGCGGCGCGCGAAGGTGAGCAGCTGGCTGGTCAGGGATGCGGCGCGGTCGGATGCGGTTTCGATCGCGCTCAGGGCAAGCTGGCCGCGCTCGCTCGTCACCTCGCGCTTGATCCGGTGCAGGTTTCCCGAAATGATCATCAACAGGTTGTTGAAGTCGTGCGCGACGCCGCCGGTCAATTGGCCCAGCGCATCCATCTTCTGCGATTCCGCGAGCTGTCGCTGCACCAGTTCGAGCTTCTGCTGCGCCTCACGCCGCTCGGAAATGTCCCGCGTGATCTTGGCAAAGCCGACCAGACTGCCGTCGCTGTCGCGGATCGGATCGATCACGACGCTGGCCCAGAAGAACGAGCCGTCCTTGCGGACTCGCCAGCCATCCTCCTCGTAATGCCCGGTCTCTTCCGCGATCTTGAGCGCGCGGGCCGGCTTGCCCGCGGCTTGGTCGGCCGGCGTGTAGAACCGCGCGAAGCTCTGGCCGATGATTTCGTTTGGCGAATAGCCCTTGATGCGCTCGCCGCCGGCGTTCCAGTTGGCGACGATGCCGGCCGGCGTCAACATGTACAGCGCGTAGTCGGTGACGTTGCTCACTAGTAGGCGGAACTGGCTTTCGCTGGCGTCGAGATCCGCGCGCGCCTGTTGGCGCTCGGTCACGTCGCGGGTGACCATCGCATAGCCGATCAGCTTGCGCTTCTCGTAGATCGGATCGATGACGACAGAGGCGTAGAATTGCGAGCCATCCTTGCGGATGTACCAGCCCTCGGCCACGGCGTGCTTTTCCTTCCGCGCCATCCGCAACGCCATCGCGGGAAGGCCCGATGCACGATCCTCCTCAGGGTAGAAGACCGAGAAGTGCTTGCCGAGAATCGTCTTGGCCGGATAGCCGGTGATGCGCTCGGCGCCCTTATTCCAGTTGATCACCCGTCCATCGGGGGCGAGCGTGCAAATCGCATAGTCAATCGCCCCTCCGGCCAACAGGCGGAAGCTGCGTTCGCTTTCGAGAATGCCCCGCTTGAGCTCGTCTGACTTTTTAACCATCACCAATCCTGCCAACGCCGGGAACGTTCCGGGGAGGCCAATGTTCCAATGCGATCAAATGCGCCGATCGGGCCCAAGCAATATGAACGGCTTACGCTACTGCGCAAAAAGTTCCAATGCGCATGGGAACTTTTGGTTCCATCGACGATTAAGCCCCTCGGTTTGCGTCACAAATCGCGGTTTTGGCGTTTTCCCGCTTGAATAGATCAAGAGCAGTCATTCTTATGGTCACACTGGCTTCTCCGAGTCCCTGGATTCGTGGCCAGCGCGTAGGGGAAATTACATGACCGATCTCGGTTCGCCGCCTCGTCCCCGTGCTGATACACGCCGCGCCCAATCATCGAACGGAAGCCTCGATTCCTCGCACGATCTGCTGCAATCGCTGCAGGCGATGCGCGGCGGCGACTTCTCGGTTCGGATGCGTGGCGACTATCTCGGTATCGATGGCAAGATCGCCGACGCCTTCAACGAAATCGCAGCCGCCAACGAGCGCATGGCGCAGCAATTGGCGCGCGTCGGACAGGTCGTCGGCC from Bradyrhizobium sp. B124 includes:
- a CDS encoding acyl-CoA dehydrogenase family protein, with protein sequence MNAPSADLAGDRDVIARAEAVRDAVAAASDEIETTRRLPLDLLDRLHEARLFRLLLPRSTEGVETDPVTFFHVIETIAKADASTAWCLSQAGGCAMSAAYLDLPVAQEVFADPRAVLAWGPGPKVKAVECEGGYRVTGVWSFASGGRHATWLGAHCPVYAADGSPRRDANGEQVERTMLVRTEDVEWSDIWSTVGLRGTASDQFALNDVFVRADHSITREFDRECRENGPLYRMSNHTCYQVGFAGVACGIARTALDDFIDVARNKVPRGMKKTLRDNAVVQSGLAQAEVNLRAARAFLLQSMADIWHAWLPGTALRSRSA
- a CDS encoding MFS transporter, with product MFEILDRRTTLTGNQIKILAAAIIGDALEFFDYFLIGFVLAFLIGPWKLTFGQSATVLMSSGIGAILGAYLWGWLADRVGRRIVFVGTVLNFSIATGLLYFTPDNGWVYLAILRFFVGTGVGGLYCVDLPLVQEFMPSHKRGWVGGLVTCVIPLGVGLGAVLGAIMGTDQWRLLFAIGVLPAVLVLLVRLWVPESPRWLCRQGRYDEARKSLAWALQVPPSELPLPSAADAGPIVKTSWFDLFKYPRSLIVSWLGNAGAQTGVYGITLWAPALFVLLLKVSPQEAAKMMILLSITGFLGRISFSYFSELLGRRIAGGLLGFGAGALTIIAGYHYDATLFGMSAFWLLLGAAFFFADGGFAIVGPYAAEVWPSHLRTTGMGSAYGFGGIGKIIGPVGLALIVGSNNYLKPDVPLTQIPTAFVYLGCWFLMAGAVYLFFGLETRGKSIEQIDKELNATADVAASATIRRA
- a CDS encoding PilZ domain-containing protein gives rise to the protein MDEKRKHPRTEVNEPGYVSSGGSVMHCTIVNMSPEGAAIEVENPAFVPHRFRLVMARDASVVYDCQVIWSKKTRIGVSFVTAA
- a CDS encoding adenylate/guanylate cyclase domain-containing protein, with translation MTPEPATICLGCWQNLHMPIPLRGPLSAPFRLFGVRPSRMNPNTCTICEMAFSKIMKARAVTIDATLLFADLRGYTTLTQTIAPAGLTSLLDAFYDDCAAAIWRYDGILNKTIGDAVFAIFNFPVRREDHAVQALLAAREIQRRFQDRHDALVRAIGAGDIELGIGIGMDSGDTNFGEFGQTHRDLTAVGTVVNRAARAQAMAKSGEILVTTAVRDRTRDMITSAGSDYTLKGFDQRVTLFSA
- a CDS encoding ATP-dependent helicase — its product is MPDLANTAYLDALNSEQRRAVEHGVGKDGIVGAPLLVIAGAGSGKTNTLAHRVAHLIVAGADPRRILLMTFSRRAAAEMAGRVERIARRVLGDRASIMTDALNWAGTFHGIGARLLREFAERIALDPAFTIHDREDSADLMNLVRHDLGFSRTESRFPTKGTCLAIYSRCVNAEMPIEAVLGQFFPWCSGWASELKQLFAAYVEAKQRQNVLDYDDLLLYWAQMVTDAALAEEIGGRFDHVMVDEYQDTNRLQSSILLALKPAGRGLTVVGDDAQSIYSFRAATVRNILDFPAQFSPAAEIVTLDRNYRSTQPILAAANGVISLAKERFTKNLWTDRTSTRKPLLVTIRDEADQARYIVEQVLANREEGALLKHQAVLFRTSSHSGPLEVELTRRNIPFVKFGGLKFLDAAHVKDMLALLRFTANPRDRVAGFRILHLLPGVGPASAQRVLDRMAEAADPIAALVALPAPPRAGADWRLFVEAIENLRYSEWPVDIERARLWYEPHLDRIHEDSEVRRADLIQLEQIAAGYPSRERFLTELTLDPPDATSDQAGVPLLDEDYLILSTIHSAKGQEWRSVYVLNVVDGCMPSDLGAGTSAELEEERRLLYVAMTRAKDDLHLLVPQRFFVHGQAAKGDRHMYASRTRFIPERLLPMFERTTWPRAAAAQASSASRAPPIDIGARMRGMWR
- a CDS encoding DUF3072 domain-containing protein; the encoded protein is MSMAAVRFGGVAERLGGLMSRAQALRLRTLAEEAYQPNQYARDLTSEEAERRIDALRAEIALADSF
- a CDS encoding PAS domain S-box protein; amino-acid sequence: MVKKSDELKRGILESERSFRLLAGGAIDYAICTLAPDGRVINWNKGAERITGYPAKTILGKHFSVFYPEEDRASGLPAMALRMARKEKHAVAEGWYIRKDGSQFYASVVIDPIYEKRKLIGYAMVTRDVTERQQARADLDASESQFRLLVSNVTDYALYMLTPAGIVANWNAGGERIKGYSPNEIIGQSFARFYTPADQAAGKPARALKIAEETGHYEEDGWRVRKDGSFFWASVVIDPIRDSDGSLVGFAKITRDISERREAQQKLELVQRQLAESQKMDALGQLTGGVAHDFNNLLMIISGNLHRIKREVTSERGQLALSAIETASDRAASLTSQLLTFARRQSVNPQTIDVADRITAVREVLSSALGGAIKLNLEIQPDLWPIFVDSNEFETALINLVVNGRDAMASGGTLTVSARNVPATTEVAVSVADTGEGIPQDVLSKVFDPFFTTKPVGKGTGLGLSQVHGFAHQADGRIEIASMLGKGTTVSIYLPRGTEAATGTTAGDSVRGSATVLLIEDNPAVADASTGLLEQLGYTVRWASNAEAALSEIETNGVDVVFSDIVMPGKMDGLKLARTIRDRRPELPILLTTGYSESARNVRSDFPVLRKPYRIQDLSRELSKLTGQRSVSVSDDLPANEDLPRKARARS